The sequence TGGTTGAACAGGCAActgagctgaaaaacactgtGACACCGTGTGGCAGAGGGACAAGTTACATGATTgtaaacagccagcagccagcaaTGGCTGAAAGAAACTGTGGGGAAtgacagcatgtttttaaatctatctttgtgaattaaggatttattttgaccaaacctaAGCTGGTGATTGTTGTAACAGTTGTTTTACCAACTAGATTACCAGCAAGAGTGACCAAgacagtttgggtgagttttgttttgtttctgttgagtttgaatgaagtgtctTTTACAAGAAGTTGAGCACAAATGAGCCCTTACACTACAAAAGACGTGGACAAATGCGTCCCAGACCATCATGGCAAGTGGTTTGAGTAATACAATCACAATGCGTCTTGGTGGctgtttacagttttatttagcACTGTCCACTTGTAATTAGATCACCCAAAGTGCAGGCTAATACCAGGTctaaacagacaacaaaacagtgtttttctgtaatgAATCAGCGAGCTACTCTTCTGGAAATATGTCAAAGTGCTACTTTATAAGTATCCCTGTATCAATGAAATGCTTCAAAGAATAACTCCATTTGTTTAATCATGTTATTCTAAGAgagaacagcagagaaaaaaaattaaaaaaaacaagtgaggGGCCATATTTTAACGCTGTTCAAGTATTTATCAGTTAAAACCAACTGCATGCCACTGGACCCCCACACGTAAGTGCAAAAGGCTGTGAACTAATTCCTTGACGTTTTATGCTATTTccaaacatacaaatacagcCATTTTCATGCCTTTCAAAAACCATAGAAAAGCATAGaatagtgacaaaaacaagaagagaaatgTACATTATgtacacaacacattttttttatataaaacaatgGCATTTTTCACCCCTTAATGTTACTGAGATTCCCCCCAAAACAGCATGCGTATTGttatcaaaacatttacaatataTAAGTATACACATTGAGaagcaataaataaactgacagtatttttttgcacatttgacACATACAGTAGACATAGAAAAGTTCCATCTACAGTACAATATCTGCTTAAAACTAGAACTTTACATCTGAAGATACATTGCACGGCATGACATAATTGATGCTTTAAAATGCTTCTTGATCTGTTCTGTTGCAGTGAAGCGCGCACCACGGTGGAGAGGGAGTGAATCATTCCTCAAAAACATTGCCATCATGACCCTATGGCTTTTTTAGTTAGGCATGAAAATGTACTACGGTGCTGCTGGAAATTGCTTTGAAATTTAAGGTCAGATACCcctaccctaaccctaacccagataatgcaggaaaaaaaggccatgATTATGCTCCCTTGAAATACCACTTGGTCAAGTAGAGATGCGATAATGAAAGAACACTTGAAAAGTTGAGGCCCACTAAATGGCTGCGACCTCAGGGCAATGGTCTGGTAAAGGGAGGTTCTTAGTGTTGTTTCCTAGTAAGGTCAGGTCAGAGTGGCCGTTAACGGCGGGCTCTTGCTGTGGCTGCTCTGCAGTCATACATGAGTTGCTGTAAGAGCCCTGGGTGTTATTGTTCAGgtatttttgaaactggttgTCCGGCTGCTCAACAAACGCTGCTTTGGACAACACCTTCTTCTCCTGATCAGGCGTGTAGCAGGTCAACGGGGCGGCAGGAGCACCGTTGGTCAGAGTGAAGTGGTGATTGGTTGTGTATTGTTCCTCAGTTTGATTAGAGTAGTCTGTGTACTGCTCGGCAGACATGTTGAATGGTCCTTGGGCCACGCTGCCGTTGGTCGCGCTGACCGGATCTTGGAATGCCAAGGCGTCCCCGTAAGGTTCACTGGGTCGGCTGGTTTGGCCGTTAGAGACAGCACTGGAGCTCCCCAGCTGGTAGTACTCAGCTGAAGAGGAGTTCATCAAATAAGAGTTCCCATTCATGTGGttttcatgtgccactgagccaTCGCTGTAACACAGCACAGAGGACAACGGGACTACCTCAGTGTGAGACGCCGGGGTGTCGTTCTGAAAGTTCTCAGActtctcttcatcctcctcctcctcctcctcctcctcctcctcctcctcgtcctcagAGTCGCTGTTGGCTAAGCTCTGGGTGCTGGAATCGGACAGTCCACTGCAAACACTGCTGctatcctcctcatcctcttcatcttcttcattctcctcttcctcctcctcctcatcctcttcatcttcctcctcgTCATCGTCATCCAGTGGCTCCTCCATGTCCTCCGCAGCCTGCAGGTGCATGCTCGCTGTCTGTGGAACGGCGTCTGACAGGGAGTACTCCAACCTGTGCTGGGACTGAACCAGAGGGTTTCCGCCTCCCAGGTCGTTAGTTTCGCTATGGTAACCATTGGTGGGGGACGCCTGCTGCTGCTCGCGGCTCTTCTCCAGCTCCAGCTTCATTATGGTGTGCAAGAAATGGGTCCGAACACGGATGGGATTAAACTCCACTCTCCCGGTTGAATTGCTGCAGCCCTCTTTTGTGCAGCCACATGGAAATGACATACGGTCCACCTAAGGAAAACATAACATTTACtgtgcactttattttattttaaacagatgACCTGTGTAATGTGACTTGGCACATTCAACAATTGCATGAATATCATATAATCAAACTTAAATcatgttttagagtaatttaAATGATTGGATTATGAAATTTCAGTGCTAAAAAATACCACTACACTTGGTCCACTGCTTCCAGTTACTATAATTTCAGTTACTATGTATCACTCTGCTgaccagtgctggaatgtaactaagtacatttacttaattacTGTACTTAAGTTCAAATTTGAGCTACTTTTACTTTGATTGAGTACTtaaatctcatgccactttctaaTCTACACCAGGGAATATTAtgctttttactccactactagTCTTTTACTCtggttgcttgttttttgcacacaaactatatgaaaatatacaagtgttACTAATGTTACTGTAATAACTGTATCTTTATGCAAATGGGGtttcatattaattatttaaataattttcattcattcactttatgaaaaaaaatcagagtacttttacttttaatacatacataaatacatttccttGCTTGTACTTACATACTTTTAatttcagtaacattttaatGGAGACATTTTACTAGTGACATAGTGCTTATGGTATTAGTACTCTGACTTAAGTAAagtatctgaatacttcctccactgCTGCTGACCGGGCAAATGTTGGGTTTCTGATTTTCCTGTATCACCAGTACTAAGGTTCtggaaaatcacatttactttaagtttatttcatCATGggagtgggattcatcattgagcacacctgggCAAAAGCCAATCTGGATGGTTAAAATGTTCGGTGCATCTGGGGCTGACTTGTCTTGTTTTAATCTTAACCTTGCTCTTACCcttaagagaaaattaaaagaaagatacatttaagagaatgttgctgaaTGAGGCCTAATGATTGTACCAAATAATTCAAGCACTTTCTTGGGTATACTGTATTCATGCACCTTCTCTTCAGATGTACAGAATGTGCCACTGTTTACAAGTGAGAAGATAAAACTGAAGCATGTGATGTGATTTACCTGGCACTTGATCCCTGCAATGCTGCAGGCACAAGTCTCTGGGTCACAGAAGACTCTGCAATCACAGCCGCAGTCCTCTCTGGACATCCGGATTGCTCGCAGTTCATGTTTCTCCTCCACGTCAATCTTCTTTACCCCCGAGGAGCGCAGCAGTGCCCGACGCTTTTTAGTGGTGAGAGGCTGCAGGAAGAAGTACTCGTCTACCTCTGTGTTGTCCAGATCGATGTCGTCGTCAGAAATGTCCTCTGCCGTGAGCGTGTTGGCCTCTTCAGACTCCACCGTGCCATTCTTAGTCAGCTGGAAACAAGAAGGaatcaacaaacacaaagactaaATTCCTTTCAGATTCACGCACATATTTGATACTAATATCTAATTCTCATAAAATCTTTTGTACAGAAATCTTTCTCAGTTTTGCTCAGATGCAGTTTACAAAGCATTCACCTTGAGTTTGATTGAATTGAGTTTCTCTTCCTTCAGGTGGTCTCTGAGCATGTCTCTGTGGATCCTCTCCTGCTCCACAGCAAATTCACCCAGGGAGTACTGCCTGATCCAGCTGTGCCTGTTGGACATGCCCAGTGTGCTGCCTCCCTGGCTGGGCACGCTGGTGAAGCCCTGCCGCCGGCTGAAGTAGTACACTGTCACATTCTCAAAATGCACCCTCCTTGTCCGCAGGCGCTTCTCTCTCTTCAGTATCGAGTCAGCTGCAAAGGAAGACGGGAAATATTGCGTGTACTTGTCATCTTGAATGTAAACTGTTTCTGACAATTCATTAATCCAAAGTGGAAAGAATTAAAGCTCCACACTGCAAATCACTGCGTCAAAAACACACTCTGCAAAGttgattattatttcttttatcatttctttCATGTTGGAGTAGTTTCACAGCCATGTAAAGCCTGTTAAGATAAGTGACATTTTTACGGCAAAATGTGGGACACACATGCTGCGAGTATTGTCCTTAAATGCCTGAAATATGAGGATCTCTTTCCTGCCAGCTTTACAGCAAGCTTCTATGTATTTTAGCACAGCTTTGTGGGGAAGGATTTCATCACATCTCTGTGCTTCCGCTTGGCATGTGAGTCCTCAGTGTGTCTTTTTAAGGAGAGCTCCACAAGAGGGGAGAAGCAGGGAGGAGGGCAACGGTGGAGCATAAATAATCCCCTGCCTGGCCTAGAGATGAGGAGCGCTGGTTCACAGAAACAGTGTTCCCAGCATTCACCCCGTATCAGACAGACAGGACAAACAGAAACCATCTGGTTCCAACAGCTCTCCACCCCACGCAACAGGGACAATGCATTTCATTACAGATGTAGAGCTGTCACACTAAGCAGAGCCGACTTTCATTATCTTCGTGCACACAGCCATCAGCTTGTTTTAGGTGTAAAACAGATGTTAAGGTCTTTATAATCAGCTTCATAATCAGCTAATCATATCTTTGTTAAAACctatagggaaaaaaaaacaacatctcacAGGTACTTTTCACAATTTTGCAATCAGCAAGTGGTCCTTTGCCCTTTAAAGCCGTTTCCACTTTCAGACTCTctaaacaaatacattacagatgtttttcctcctcttcctaaCACACCAGCACAGGGATGTAAAACCACTCAGGATTTAATTGTCTCATCTCTCTGCCAAGATAGTCAATCACTGCACGCGCACATGTCACTTCACAGGAGTGAAGTCCTCATAGTGCACGGCTCCCTTGTTACTGTCAGCTGACCTTCTTCCCTGCtaccagcagctgcagctgacacagAGGCCACGCTCAGCCGCCAGGGACTCAGCACCCTACTTATGTCTCGCTACAGGGAGGGGGGCCTGTCACCCATCTGCGTGTCAGTCATAAACTTAATCAAAAATAGTGCATCAACAAAACACCCATTTAGTGTTGCCTTCAGTTAATGTAAAAGGTGTTTGTTTACctggcaaaaatattttttctaacttGGAAAATGAAATACTAAGTAGCCAAATTGTGCAACtcctttcttttgttctttaagAATATCATTATTAAGCTTTTTGTGAAACCCAAGCATCTGGAAGCTTTCAAATTTCCCAAAAGAATGAATAAAGTACAACTGCACTCACTTAAATTCTGTCTCATCTCTCAGACATTAAGAATCACACATTCACTGTGTTTCCTATTAACGAAGTCCTCAGTGTCCTTTTGAACTTGCAGAGGAGACATGTCTTTTGTGGTTGGTTTATCTTCGATTAAGACTGCATTCTTTAATACATACTCAGTTAAAGCCAGGGATAAGTGTGGAGTCTCTCAGCAGCAGACCTCTATTAGAACGGGTGAgctgtgactttatttttgtacaacaAGCTTTACAGATCTGCGGCTGTTTAACCctagatatatatttttctaatctTAGCAGCAACTGAAACAATTAATCTTATAATCTATGGATAGAATATTAAATCTCCAACTCTATTTACAAATAT is a genomic window of Plectropomus leopardus isolate mb chromosome 10, YSFRI_Pleo_2.0, whole genome shotgun sequence containing:
- the csrnp3 gene encoding cysteine/serine-rich nuclear protein 3, with translation MRRAMSGILKRKFEEVEASSSPCSSLRESDDEVSCSESGDSSDSVNPSASGPFTPDSILKREKRLRTRRVHFENVTVYYFSRRQGFTSVPSQGGSTLGMSNRHSWIRQYSLGEFAVEQERIHRDMLRDHLKEEKLNSIKLKLTKNGTVESEEANTLTAEDISDDDIDLDNTEVDEYFFLQPLTTKKRRALLRSSGVKKIDVEEKHELRAIRMSREDCGCDCRVFCDPETCACSIAGIKCQVDRMSFPCGCTKEGCSNSTGRVEFNPIRVRTHFLHTIMKLELEKSREQQQASPTNGYHSETNDLGGGNPLVQSQHRLEYSLSDAVPQTASMHLQAAEDMEEPLDDDDEEEDEEDEEEEEEENEEDEEDEEDSSSVCSGLSDSSTQSLANSDSEDEEEEEEEEEEEEDEEKSENFQNDTPASHTEVVPLSSVLCYSDGSVAHENHMNGNSYLMNSSSAEYYQLGSSSAVSNGQTSRPSEPYGDALAFQDPVSATNGSVAQGPFNMSAEQYTDYSNQTEEQYTTNHHFTLTNGAPAAPLTCYTPDQEKKVLSKAAFVEQPDNQFQKYLNNNTQGSYSNSCMTAEQPQQEPAVNGHSDLTLLGNNTKNLPLPDHCPEVAAI